One genomic region from Diabrotica undecimpunctata isolate CICGRU chromosome 9, icDiaUnde3, whole genome shotgun sequence encodes:
- the LOC140449768 gene encoding uncharacterized protein has protein sequence MVFDGKLLIIRGKVHASMRDRIYMVEIKLDSDRDIEEVTCTCPRGQLMCHHMVALLVFAYHNVSVTDVACSWTSKKPPTCGKVKTIDKLYGGKAYQPISGPINIDTFDRQDNLGSFENVVGCTWLLQKEPMVPDIIIDVENVVFSQQYLDADDKVAYLLKHLKISQTTIDEICGKTVGQSSNATWLTTRKNRLTSSNFGIVLSAIKRNRFPASLFKRLTESYTLDGIKAIKWGKEHEGNGIAVFEKNRKTTVVPTGIWLDKCGFLGGSPDGLCGDNYIVEVKCPCKLR, from the exons ATGGTGTTTGATGGGAAACTGCTTATTATTCGTGGAAAGGTTCATGCCAGTATGAGAGATCGTATTTACATGGTTGAG atAAAACTTGATAGCGACCGTGATATTGAGGAAGTAACATGCACTTGCCCAAGAGGTCAGTTGATGTGCCACCATATGGTAGCATTGCTAGTTTTTGCTTATCACAATGTATCTGTGACAGATGTGGCTTGTTCTTGGACTAGCAAGAAGCCACCAACATGTGGTAAAGTAAAAACTATCGATAAGCTATATGGGGGAAAGGCATATCAACCTATCAGTGGACCTATTAACATTGATACATTTGACAGACAAGACAATCTAGGGTCATTTGAAAATGTTGTGGGATGTACATGGCTTCTTCAAAAGGAACCCATGGTCCCAGATATTATAATAGATGTAGAGAATGTTGTATTTTCCCAACAGTACCTGGATGCAGATGATAAAGTGGCATATCTTCTAAAACACTTAAAAATTTCTCAAACAACAATAGATGAAATATGTGGGAAAACTGTGGGGCAGTCATCAAATGCAACATGGCTGACTACTAGAAAGAATAGGCTAACTTCCAGCAATTTTGGAATTGTTTTATCGGCAATAAAGAGGAATAGATTTCCAGCATCCTTGTTTAAAAGACTGACAG aaaGCTATACTTTGGATGGAATAAAGGCTATAAAATGGGGAAAAGAGCATGAGGGTAATGGAATCGCTGTATTCGAGAAGAATCGAAAAACTACAGTTGTTCCCACAGGAATATGGCTGGACAAATGTGGATTTCTTGGAGGCAGCCCTGATGGCTTATGTGGCGATAATTATATTGTTGAGGTGAAGTGCCCTTGCAAGTTGAGGTAG